TCTAGAGGGTACTGTGGTAGAATCAGGAACAATATATGCAGGTGTTCCGGCGAAGAAGGTAAAGGATGTGAGTAAGGAACAATTAGAAGGACAAATAAACAGAATAGCCAATAGCTATATCAAGTACTCTGGCTGGTTCAAGGATGAGGTCTAGTCCCAGAGTCTCACCTCGTTTAACTGAATTTTATCGGAAAAGAAGATTTTAGTGCTTTCTTCATAAGCGGCTGTATAATCAGAAACATAAAATTGGTGCTTGCCTTCCCCTGATCTTCTTTCCATATTCCCCTCTTCAAGCACCTCCTTAACTCTTTCTGCAACAATTGATGCGGAGTCTAAGACATCTGTATTGTCGTTGTAAAACTCGGCTACTTCATCTTTAATTAGTGGATAATGGGTACAAGCCAAAACGAGTGCATTAATGCCTTTAAAAGAAGGTTTAGAGAGGTAAGAATTAATAATAGTTTTGCTAATGTTATTGTTGTAAAATCCTTCTTCTATCATAGGAGCTAAGAGGGGCGTAGCTAAAGAAGTGGTCTTAATATCTGGACGTGATTTTTTAATCCTATTGTTGTATATCCGAGAACCAATTGTGCCTTTGGTTCCTATAATGCCAACTTTTCCCCCTTTGTATTTTTTGCCAACATATTCTACTACAGGATCGATAACGTTTACAACTGGAACTTTGTCTTGTAAATATTCTTTGGTGCTTTTGTATCCAAAAGAAGAGGCTGTATTGCACGCTATAACTATAGTCTTACAGCCCTTGTTTAAAAGGAAATTGGCGATCCTTTTAGAATATAACCGAATTGATTCTGGTGATTTGTCGCCGTATGGAAAATGGGCCGTATCGCCGAAATAAATAATATTTTCTTTCGGGAGTAATTTAGAAATGGCATGGGCAACCGTTAAGCCGCCTATGCCTGAATCAAAAATTCCTATTGGATTGTTATCTGGAATAACGTGTTTTTTAATTACAATTTAGCTTTCACTAATTCTGTTACATCGTTTCCTCCAGCATAATAAGGCACAACTCCTGCACCAATGTCAAGTATGTAAGCGTATCCTTTATCTTTCGCTACCACAGCTATTGCAGCTGTTACTTTATCTCGAATAGGGATTTGAAGCTCTTGGATTTTTTGCTGAAGATTCTGCTCAGCTACCATTTGAAAATTTTGAATTTGCTTCTCTAATTCTTGAATTTCTTGAATTCTAGATTGCTTAATTAAGTCACTCATTAAAGCTTCTTGTGCTTGAAATTCCTGGTATTTAGTTTGTAAAGACGCATTTTTGTTTTGAAGCTCACCCTCTAATTCTTTTGTGAATGCTGCAACTTCTTGTTCCGCTTTTTTAATTTCTGGCATATCGGCCATTACCTTATTTACATCTACATGACCAACTTTTTGTGCCATTAGATTTCCAGTGAATGGAAGAATTAAAACTGCTATTACTACTACTTTAAATAATGATTTCATTTTGTAATTTTTATTGTTTAATTAATTGTATCCTAAATTCTTTAAGACGGTTTTACTCTTGTCGTACTTAGAGCTGCTATATAACATTGTTGCTCCACTTGCTTTGTCGAATATGATGGCGTACGAACTGGACGTTGCAAGATCTTTAATTGCCTTATAAATTTCTTCTTGAATAGGCTTTATTAGTTCTTGTCTTTTCTTGAAAAGTTCTCCGTTAACTCCAAAGATTGATTTTTGGAAGCTTCTGGCGTCATTTTCTTTCTTTACAATTTCTTCTTCTTTTTTCGCCTTCATAGTTTCTGAAAGAAGAACTTCTTCTACCTGAAAAGCTTTATACATCTTTTCAACTTCTTTATATTTTTCTTCCACTTCTTTTTGCCAGTCTTCCGAGATTCCGTTTAGTTTTTCTTGCGCTTCGTTATAGGCTGGGATCTTACTCATGATAAAATCGGTATCTACATAAGCAAACTTCTGTGCGAAGGCCGTTCCAGAACCCATTGCTAGGACAACTAAAAAGATTATTTTTTTGATCATTTGTTATTGAATTAGGTGAAATTAATAATTAATTGATTACAGTTCACCAAGATTCATACCAATAATGAAAGCAGGCTCCCAGCCATGAGCCTGGTTTGGGTTAGCGAGCGTTCCGTCAAAGCCATATCCAAAATCGAATCCTAATAGACCAAAAGCGGGTAAGAAAATACGAAGACCTGCTCCAGCGGTTCTTTTTACATCGAACGGGCTATAATCTTTGAAGCTTCCCCATGTATTTCCTCCTTCAGCGAAGGCCAATGCGTATATAGTTGCACTTGGGTTTGGGCTAAGTAAATACCTAAACTCCATAGTATACTTACCGATTAATGTATTTCCTTCAGTAGGCGATAAACTTCTGTCAGGGTATCCTCTAAGTCCAATTATCTCTTGCCCCATTAGGTTAAAACCGCTAAGTCCACTACCTCCAAGGTAATATCTTTCAAAAGGAACATCTAAGTTTTTCGAATATGCCCCAAGGAAGCCAAAGCCAACATTAGTGTACAACACAAAGTTCTTTGTGAAGTTTGTGTACCACGATGAAGTGAATTTCACTTTGTAAAATTCAGAAAATCTATATTTATCCTGCTCACCTAAATCTTCATAATACCCATCTTCATGAAACAAAGAATATGGCGGAGTCGCTTCTACGGAAAATTTCAAGGCAGATCCTCTTCTCGTAAATAGTGGTTGATCTACAGAATTTCTTGTTAAAACATATTTAGCACTGATAGTATTGGATACTCCATTCCCTGTTTCTTTAAACACAAATTGTGTGTTATTTTCAAGGCTGTAGCGTTTAAGACCTAGTTGATAATATGACGAAAAGAAATCGTCTGGGAACTTTTTTCTTCTTCCCAATCCAACAGAAGTACCAGTAATTGCAAGTTTACCCGAATAATTTTGAATAGTACGATAAACACTTACACTTAATGAATTTGGTTTTTTACCACCTAGCCACGGTTCAACAAAGGATGCATTGTATGATTGAAAAAACTGTCCATTTGATTGTGCTCGTATTGAGAATGTTTGTCCATCTCCAGATGGAAGAGGGGTCCATGCTCCTTTTTCAAAGAAGTTTTTAGTCGAGAAGTTAGAAAAACTAAGTCCTGCCGATCCCACTATTCTGCCGGCACCGAAACCACCCGATAGCGTAAATTGATCGCTTGGTTTTTCCTCAACAACATATTCGATATCCACTGTTCCATCCGCAGGATTAGGCGTTGGGTTTACCGCTAATTTGGCTGGATCGAAATATTGTAATTGTGCCAATTCCCTTTGTGATCGAATAATATCAGACCGTTTAAATAACTGACCCGGTTTTGTTCTAATCTCTCTTAAGATAACATGATCGTTTGTCTTAGTATTTCCAACAATGGTCACTTTGTTTATACGTGCTTGCTTGCCTTCAAATATTCTAATTTCTAAATCAATAGAATCATTTTCGATGAGTACTTCGGTAGGATTAATTTGGAAGAACAAATAGCCATTATCCATGTACAAAGAACTTACATCTGTTCCGTTAGCACTCATATGCAATCCTTCCGTTAGGGCATCTTCGCTGTAAATGTCTCCTTTGTTAATGTTTAGAATTTCAGACAGTTCTTTCGTGGAATACTTGCTGTTACCTAACCAAGTAATATTTCTGAAGTAGTACTTAGCTCCTTCATTGATTTCGATTTCCAAGGTTACCGTATTGTCATCATTATGGATTATAGAATCGGAAACAATGTGGGCATCTCTCATCCCATCTCCACGATACCTTTCTATTAAGCCTTTCTTATCCTCGGTGTATTGATGATTGATAAATTTAGAGCTTTTTAGAATCCATAATCTTTTACGTTTAGTTTCTTTAAAATAACGGTACAGTTTCTTTGTTTTGACTTCTGTATTCCCTTTAAAGACGATGTCTTCAACTTTTACTTTTTCGTTTTTCTTGACAACGATATCAATAGAAACACTATTTAATTCTGTTGTGTCTTTTTTGGAAATGATATCCACTTCACAATTTAAGTAACCCTCAGTCTTAAAGTAACTCTTAACAGAATTTTTGGTTGAAATAATTAAGTTGTCGGTTACAATCTGCCGTTTTACGAGATGAACACTTTCTCTTAGATCGTCGATTTCTCCTTTTTTCACACCTAAGAATCTGTATTTAGACATCCGAGGTCTTTCTTCAAGTTCGATTATTAGAAACGCATAATTTCCTTGAATACGATCGAGTTTTATTAGAACGTTAGAAAATAGTTTTTGCTTCCAAAGTTTTTTAATGGCATTTGTAACGGCTTCTCCAGGAATTGATATTTTGTCACCAACCGTAAGGCCCGAAAGGGTTGAGAGCACATTTTTATCCAGGAATTTAGTTCCTTCAACCGTAATTCCTCCTATTTCATATTCCTTAGGAATAGAAAAATCAACGTTTAATACAGACGGGTCTAGTTCGTTCTGAGCATGTGCTACGTTTGTTAACGCAGTTAACAAGAAGATGAATAATGTAATGCCTCTCATTTATATTGATTCTATTTGCTCACTTGTTTTACCAAATCTTCTTTCTCTGTTTTGATAATTTTCGATAGCATCGAATAGGTCTTGTTTGCGAATATCAGGCCACATCTTTTCTGTAAAATATAATTCGGAGTACGCAATTTGCCATAATAAAAAATTGCTGATTCTATTTTCTCCACTGCTTCTTATTAATAATTCTGGATCGGGATAATCTTTTGTGCTGAGGTGTTGTTCGAAGAGCTCTTCGTTAATTTCGTCTGAACTAATTTCTTTATTCTCAACCTTCTTTGCAATATCCTTCACCGCTTTTGTAATCTCCCACTTCGAACTATAACTAAGGGCTAGTATCAGAGTCATTCGGTCATTGTTTTCAGTACTCTTGATAGCGTCTAATAGTATACTTTTAGTTTTGCTCGGTAGACTATCCACATCGCCAATCACCTGCAAACGTATATTATTTTTATTTAGTTTGTTTACTTCTTTTTTAATAGTAGTTATTAGAAGTTGCATGAGCGCATTTACCTCTAATTTAGGTCTGTTCCAGTTCTCGGAAGAGAAAGCGTAAAGCGTCAAGTATTTAACTCCAATTTCAGCGCAGCCTTCTACGATGTCGTTAACAGCAACAACTCCATTTTTATGTCCGAAAACTCGCGATTTTCCTCTCTGCTTGG
This DNA window, taken from Flavobacteriales bacterium, encodes the following:
- the bamA gene encoding outer membrane protein assembly factor BamA gives rise to the protein MRGITLFIFLLTALTNVAHAQNELDPSVLNVDFSIPKEYEIGGITVEGTKFLDKNVLSTLSGLTVGDKISIPGEAVTNAIKKLWKQKLFSNVLIKLDRIQGNYAFLIIELEERPRMSKYRFLGVKKGEIDDLRESVHLVKRQIVTDNLIISTKNSVKSYFKTEGYLNCEVDIISKKDTTELNSVSIDIVVKKNEKVKVEDIVFKGNTEVKTKKLYRYFKETKRKRLWILKSSKFINHQYTEDKKGLIERYRGDGMRDAHIVSDSIIHNDDNTVTLEIEINEGAKYYFRNITWLGNSKYSTKELSEILNINKGDIYSEDALTEGLHMSANGTDVSSLYMDNGYLFFQINPTEVLIENDSIDLEIRIFEGKQARINKVTIVGNTKTNDHVILREIRTKPGQLFKRSDIIRSQRELAQLQYFDPAKLAVNPTPNPADGTVDIEYVVEEKPSDQFTLSGGFGAGRIVGSAGLSFSNFSTKNFFEKGAWTPLPSGDGQTFSIRAQSNGQFFQSYNASFVEPWLGGKKPNSLSVSVYRTIQNYSGKLAITGTSVGLGRRKKFPDDFFSSYYQLGLKRYSLENNTQFVFKETGNGVSNTISAKYVLTRNSVDQPLFTRRGSALKFSVEATPPYSLFHEDGYYEDLGEQDKYRFSEFYKVKFTSSWYTNFTKNFVLYTNVGFGFLGAYSKNLDVPFERYYLGGSGLSGFNLMGQEIIGLRGYPDRSLSPTEGNTLIGKYTMEFRYLLSPNPSATIYALAFAEGGNTWGSFKDYSPFDVKRTAGAGLRIFLPAFGLLGFDFGYGFDGTLANPNQAHGWEPAFIIGMNLGEL
- a CDS encoding isoprenyl transferase, with translation MNTDKNIPKHIAVIMDGNGRWAKQRGKSRVFGHKNGVVAVNDIVEGCAEIGVKYLTLYAFSSENWNRPKLEVNALMQLLITTIKKEVNKLNKNNIRLQVIGDVDSLPSKTKSILLDAIKSTENNDRMTLILALSYSSKWEITKAVKDIAKKVENKEISSDEINEELFEQHLSTKDYPDPELLIRSSGENRISNFLLWQIAYSELYFTEKMWPDIRKQDLFDAIENYQNRERRFGKTSEQIESI
- a CDS encoding OmpH family outer membrane protein — protein: MKSLFKVVVIAVLILPFTGNLMAQKVGHVDVNKVMADMPEIKKAEQEVAAFTKELEGELQNKNASLQTKYQEFQAQEALMSDLIKQSRIQEIQELEKQIQNFQMVAEQNLQQKIQELQIPIRDKVTAAIAVVAKDKGYAYILDIGAGVVPYYAGGNDVTELVKAKL
- a CDS encoding OmpH family outer membrane protein — translated: MIKKIIFLVVLAMGSGTAFAQKFAYVDTDFIMSKIPAYNEAQEKLNGISEDWQKEVEEKYKEVEKMYKAFQVEEVLLSETMKAKKEEEIVKKENDARSFQKSIFGVNGELFKKRQELIKPIQEEIYKAIKDLATSSSYAIIFDKASGATMLYSSSKYDKSKTVLKNLGYN
- the murI gene encoding glutamate racemase, giving the protein MPDNNPIGIFDSGIGGLTVAHAISKLLPKENIIYFGDTAHFPYGDKSPESIRLYSKRIANFLLNKGCKTIVIACNTASSFGYKSTKEYLQDKVPVVNVIDPVVEYVGKKYKGGKVGIIGTKGTIGSRIYNNRIKKSRPDIKTTSLATPLLAPMIEEGFYNNNISKTIINSYLSKPSFKGINALVLACTHYPLIKDEVAEFYNDNTDVLDSASIVAERVKEVLEEGNMERRSGEGKHQFYVSDYTAAYEESTKIFFSDKIQLNEVRLWD